CAAAGCAACAGGATCTTTATCATGGAATTGTTCAGCTTTTAATTGATTCTTATTTGAGTGAACTGGGGCAGCAAAACTATAAGGCAATTGCAAAACAAATTCATTTTTCACCCAGTGAAGTACAGCAGGCTGCTAAAATTATTCAAAAGTTTAATCCAAAACCTGGTTTGCAGTTTGGTAGTGATCAGGCTGAATATATTACTCCTGATGTAATTGTAAGAAAAATTAACGATGAATACGTTGTGATTATTAATGATTATGGGTTAGCAAAACTTAGAATTAGTAAAAGTTATGAGAATATAGCAGATTTAGATAGCGAAACAAAGAAATATATTGAAGGAAGAGTCAATGCAGCTACTTGGTTGATGCGAAGTATTGAGCAACGGCGGAATACTTTATATAGAGTAATGACTGCGATTGTTGAGCAGCAAAAAGAATTTTTTGATAAAGGGCAGAAGTTTATGAGACCTTTGTTGATGAAAACAATAGCTGAAGAATTAGAGATTCATGAATCAACGGTAAGCCGTACTGTTGCAAACAAATATGCACAAACACCGTATGGATTAATTCGTTTAAAAAATTTCTTTCAGGCAAATTTAGGTATACATCAAGAAGAGCTAATTGCTGGTCAGATAAAAGATGTGATGAGAGATTTTATTGAACATGAAGATAAAAAAAATCCATTAAGTGATCAGCAGATATGTGAATTACTGAAAGAAAAAGAGATGAAAATATCGCGACGGACAGTGATGAAGTATCGCGAACAGATGGGATATCCGTCATCAA
This genomic interval from Selenobaculum gibii contains the following:
- the rpoN gene encoding RNA polymerase factor sigma-54 translates to MEQGLNLKLQQKLAMTQQLRQAIEILQLSAQELSDLIESEFLENPAVEFEEEYEDNSENETTYSFEEIKALAKYLDDDTSYSNAMINPDREEVNFESKSSLKPSLLETLELQVELSFVDPLQRKIAQYMIGCIDDNGYLKNPVEEFAAIFHQKRSYIEEVLEVIQTFEPDGVGARSLKECLTIQAKQQDLYHGIVQLLIDSYLSELGQQNYKAIAKQIHFSPSEVQQAAKIIQKFNPKPGLQFGSDQAEYITPDVIVRKINDEYVVIINDYGLAKLRISKSYENIADLDSETKKYIEGRVNAATWLMRSIEQRRNTLYRVMTAIVEQQKEFFDKGQKFMRPLLMKTIAEELEIHESTVSRTVANKYAQTPYGLIRLKNFFQANLGIHQEELIAGQIKDVMRDFIEHEDKKNPLSDQQICELLKEKEMKISRRTVMKYREQMGYPSSMKRKKY